A part of Microbacterium atlanticum genomic DNA contains:
- a CDS encoding PLDc N-terminal domain-containing protein: protein MPRVLLILALVATAFWVFTIVDCAVQPATRHRGVSKPVWILIVVLLPVLGGLLWLIVGRARASTVAARRAPDDDPEFLGRIGSISDQDERIRRLEEELAQLDAEDDDPRWKPPAAPAASDDAAATAGGTAAPGTPPATPPARPADGDDDARGQRGIIG from the coding sequence ATGCCTCGGGTGCTGCTGATTCTGGCCCTGGTGGCGACCGCGTTCTGGGTCTTCACCATCGTCGATTGCGCAGTTCAGCCCGCGACGCGGCACCGCGGAGTGAGCAAGCCCGTCTGGATCCTCATCGTCGTGCTGCTCCCGGTGCTCGGCGGTCTCCTCTGGCTCATCGTGGGTCGCGCCCGCGCCTCCACGGTCGCAGCCCGCCGGGCTCCTGACGACGACCCGGAGTTCCTCGGTCGCATCGGCAGCATAAGCGATCAGGACGAGCGCATTCGCCGCCTCGAGGAGGAGCTCGCCCAGCTGGACGCGGAGGACGACGACCCCCGCTGGAAGCCGCCGGCAGCCCCCGCAGCGTCGGACGACGCGGCCGCCACGGCAGGCGGCACGGCCGCTCCCGGCACCCCGCCTGCGACGCCTCCGGCACGTCCGGCCGACGGCGACGACGACGCCCGCGGACAGCGCGGCATCATCGGCTGA
- a CDS encoding DUF4229 domain-containing protein, whose product MKARSAIVYSVLRLLAFLVPFGILMLFPVMQTYYWLAAIFAALIGLSLSLLFLRKPLEDATSGFAARRAPERPEVSDEDAEDAAADAVAADASAAADTASAASEPNDPDAGR is encoded by the coding sequence GTGAAAGCGCGCTCGGCCATCGTCTACTCGGTGCTGCGGCTGCTGGCGTTCCTCGTGCCCTTCGGCATCCTCATGCTGTTCCCGGTCATGCAGACGTACTACTGGCTCGCCGCGATCTTCGCCGCCCTCATCGGCCTGAGTCTGTCGCTGCTGTTCCTGCGCAAGCCACTCGAAGACGCGACCTCCGGCTTCGCCGCCCGCCGCGCGCCGGAGCGGCCCGAGGTCAGCGACGAGGATGCCGAGGACGCCGCCGCCGACGCCGTCGCCGCCGACGCATCTGCTGCGGCCGACACCGCCTCCGCGGCATCCGAACCGAACGATCCCGACGCCGGGCGCTGA
- a CDS encoding 1,4-dihydroxy-2-naphthoate polyprenyltransferase translates to MAGTPRKKRSTAPRKKQPPRGNPQKAHVSRAPDRVKPATAADWISAARLRTLPLAVTPILIGTGAAILVTDVFHWVIALFCLIVSVSLQIGVNYANDYSDGIRGTDDHRVGPARLTASRKAKPRTVLIVALAFFAIAALAGLAITIRTQQWWFIAVGAVCILAAWFYTGGKRPYGYYGLGEVFVFVFFGLVATLGTTWVQAFALPQEAWFGAVGAGLIACAVLLANNLRDIDQDRAAGKRTLTVLIGRTATRWLFSVFLLVPFAIAAFLAWIGYPIAWLTLFALLAALPAILIVWTYRLPRELVVALGLTSLTSIAYGAFLMWAFIG, encoded by the coding sequence GTGGCAGGAACCCCCCGCAAGAAGCGCAGCACCGCCCCGCGCAAGAAGCAGCCCCCCCGAGGCAACCCGCAGAAGGCACACGTGTCGCGCGCCCCCGACCGGGTCAAGCCTGCGACCGCGGCCGACTGGATCAGCGCCGCGCGGCTGCGCACACTGCCCCTCGCCGTCACGCCGATCCTCATCGGCACGGGCGCCGCGATCCTCGTCACCGACGTCTTCCACTGGGTGATCGCGCTGTTCTGCCTCATCGTGTCGGTGTCGCTGCAGATCGGGGTGAACTACGCCAACGACTACAGCGACGGCATCCGCGGCACCGACGACCACCGTGTCGGACCGGCGCGACTCACGGCGAGCCGCAAGGCCAAGCCGCGCACGGTGCTCATCGTGGCGCTGGCGTTCTTCGCGATCGCCGCGCTGGCGGGCCTGGCGATCACGATCCGCACGCAGCAGTGGTGGTTCATCGCGGTCGGCGCCGTCTGCATCCTCGCCGCCTGGTTCTACACCGGCGGCAAGCGTCCGTACGGCTACTACGGACTGGGTGAGGTCTTCGTCTTCGTCTTCTTCGGGCTCGTCGCCACGCTCGGCACCACGTGGGTGCAGGCGTTCGCACTGCCGCAGGAGGCGTGGTTCGGCGCGGTCGGCGCGGGCCTCATCGCCTGTGCCGTGCTGCTTGCGAACAACCTGCGCGACATCGATCAGGACCGCGCGGCCGGCAAGCGCACCCTCACTGTGCTCATCGGGCGCACCGCGACGCGCTGGCTCTTCTCGGTGTTCCTCCTGGTGCCGTTCGCGATCGCGGCCTTCCTCGCCTGGATCGGCTACCCGATCGCATGGCTCACGCTGTTCGCGCTGCTGGCGGCGCTTCCCGCGATCCTCATCGTGTGGACGTACCGCCTCCCGCGCGAGCTCGTCGTCGCCCTGGGGCTGACCTCGCTCACCTCGATCGCCTACGGCGCCTTCCTCATGTGGGCGTTCATCGGCTGA
- a CDS encoding VOC family protein, with the protein MLSIGTTVLTVEDIQRAGDFWRGALGYVNRSEPSDDWVILDPPGKEHWSAPGASLALSVTGYPQHYPPRIHLDLYAEDQRAEVERLLGLGAREVDWDRYPEDADWIVLEDTEGNRFCVVDTGPRRSDDPDRA; encoded by the coding sequence ATGCTGAGCATCGGAACCACCGTCCTCACCGTCGAAGACATCCAGCGCGCCGGCGACTTCTGGCGAGGTGCGCTGGGCTATGTGAACCGCAGCGAGCCCAGCGACGACTGGGTCATCCTCGATCCGCCCGGCAAGGAGCACTGGAGCGCGCCGGGAGCGAGCCTGGCACTGTCGGTGACCGGATATCCGCAGCACTATCCCCCGCGCATCCACCTCGATCTCTACGCCGAGGACCAGCGGGCCGAGGTCGAGCGCCTGCTGGGGCTCGGCGCGCGCGAGGTGGACTGGGACCGGTACCCCGAGGACGCCGACTGGATCGTGCTCGAAGACACCGAGGGCAACCGGTTCTGCGTGGTGGACACCGGACCCCGGCGGTCCGACGACCCCGATCGCGCCTGA
- a CDS encoding AMP-binding protein: protein MKLQPVLGDDPREILRGLRGALHGAGPALGLGLVSGLPEEVRPGTAVVVTTSGSTGVPKSVVLSRDALTASALATADRIGDGAWLLALPAGYVAGLQVLVRSLVADREPAILSGAFTPQAFAAAALTMVSTERGERVPTYTSLVPAQLSRLLDAAHDDQAVRSALRSFETILVGGQALPASTLERAEAAGARIVRTYGSTETSGGCVYDGVPLRGVTLRIERGEVQVSGPTLADGYLGADALTDAVFLRDRDGTRWYRTGDAGLLEDGVLRVRGRLDNVIVSGGINVSLDRVERIVRGIPGLAGAVVVGVPDDRWGEASVVVAPRGEALRRSEAVQLLEARAAVQAEVGSHARPSRLVLVDELALLPSGKPDREAIRRAVLALH, encoded by the coding sequence ATGAAGCTTCAACCCGTCCTCGGCGACGACCCCCGCGAGATCCTGCGGGGGCTCCGGGGTGCCCTCCACGGCGCGGGACCCGCGCTCGGGCTCGGGCTGGTGAGCGGACTCCCCGAAGAGGTCCGGCCCGGGACGGCGGTCGTCGTGACGACGTCGGGGTCGACCGGCGTTCCCAAGAGCGTCGTGCTCAGCCGCGACGCTCTCACGGCCAGTGCGCTCGCGACCGCGGACCGGATCGGGGACGGCGCGTGGCTCCTGGCGCTGCCGGCCGGCTACGTCGCCGGCCTGCAGGTCCTCGTGCGGTCGCTGGTCGCCGACCGCGAGCCCGCGATCCTCTCCGGAGCGTTCACGCCGCAGGCGTTCGCCGCGGCGGCGCTCACCATGGTGTCCACCGAGCGCGGGGAGCGCGTCCCGACCTACACATCGCTCGTCCCCGCGCAGCTGTCCCGGCTGCTGGACGCGGCGCACGACGACCAGGCGGTCCGGTCCGCGCTGCGCTCCTTCGAGACGATCCTCGTCGGCGGGCAGGCGCTGCCCGCGTCGACGCTGGAACGGGCGGAGGCAGCCGGGGCGCGCATCGTGCGCACGTACGGGTCCACCGAGACCAGCGGCGGCTGCGTCTACGACGGCGTGCCGCTGCGCGGCGTCACCCTGCGCATCGAGCGCGGCGAGGTGCAGGTGTCCGGTCCCACGCTGGCCGACGGCTACCTCGGGGCCGACGCGTTGACGGATGCCGTCTTCCTGCGTGACCGCGACGGCACACGGTGGTACCGCACCGGCGATGCCGGACTGCTCGAGGACGGCGTCCTGCGCGTGCGCGGCCGGTTGGACAACGTCATCGTGTCCGGCGGCATCAACGTCTCGCTCGACCGGGTGGAGCGGATCGTCCGGGGCATCCCCGGCCTGGCCGGCGCGGTCGTCGTCGGGGTCCCGGACGACCGGTGGGGCGAGGCATCCGTCGTGGTCGCCCCGCGCGGCGAGGCGCTGCGTCGCAGCGAAGCGGTGCAGCTTCTCGAGGCCCGCGCCGCCGTGCAGGCCGAGGTCGGATCGCACGCGCGCCCGTCGCGCCTCGTCTTGGTCGACGAGCTGGCCCTGCTGCCTTCCGGCAAGCCCGACCGCGAAGCCATCCGGCGGGCGGTCCTCGCGCTGCACTGA
- a CDS encoding 1,4-dihydroxy-2-naphthoyl-CoA synthase gives MSVSELFDDDEWMPAPGAPEGGYTDITSHVSKDGRIARIAFHRPEVRNAFRPHTVDELYRALDLARQDPRVGVVLLTGNGPSPKDGGWAFCSGGDQRIRGRDGYKYSESDAVTDPARAGRLHILEVQRLIRFMPKVVIAVVPGWAAGGGHSLHVVCDLSIASAEHGRFKQTDADVGSFDAGYGSAYFARQIGQKFAREVFFLAEEYSAQRAYEMGAVNRVVPHAELEREALAMARTILTKSPTAIRMLKFAFNAVDDGLVGQQVFAGEATRLAYGTDEAVEGRDAFLQKREPDWSPYPWHF, from the coding sequence GTGAGCGTTTCGGAACTGTTCGACGATGACGAGTGGATGCCGGCGCCCGGCGCCCCCGAGGGCGGCTACACCGACATCACCTCACACGTCTCGAAGGACGGCCGGATCGCTCGGATCGCATTTCACCGGCCCGAGGTGCGCAACGCGTTCCGCCCGCACACGGTCGACGAGCTCTATCGCGCCCTGGACCTCGCGCGGCAGGACCCGCGCGTCGGCGTGGTCCTCCTCACCGGCAACGGGCCGAGTCCGAAGGACGGCGGGTGGGCGTTCTGCTCGGGCGGCGATCAGCGCATCCGCGGGCGGGACGGCTACAAGTACTCCGAGTCCGACGCCGTGACCGACCCGGCCCGCGCCGGCCGGCTGCACATCCTGGAGGTGCAGCGGCTGATCCGCTTCATGCCGAAGGTCGTGATCGCCGTGGTCCCGGGGTGGGCAGCGGGTGGCGGGCATTCGCTGCACGTCGTGTGCGACCTGTCGATCGCCTCCGCCGAGCACGGGCGCTTCAAGCAGACCGACGCCGACGTCGGGTCGTTCGACGCCGGGTACGGCTCGGCGTACTTCGCGCGGCAGATCGGCCAGAAGTTCGCCCGCGAGGTCTTCTTCCTCGCCGAGGAGTACTCCGCGCAGCGCGCGTACGAGATGGGGGCCGTCAACCGGGTGGTGCCCCATGCCGAGCTCGAGCGCGAGGCGCTCGCGATGGCGCGCACGATCCTGACGAAGTCGCCGACCGCCATCCGCATGCTCAAGTTCGCATTCAACGCGGTGGACGACGGGCTCGTCGGCCAGCAGGTCTTCGCCGGCGAGGCCACCCGGCTGGCGTACGGCACGGATGAGGCGGTCGAAGGCCGCGACGCGTTCCTGCAGAAGCGCGAGCCCGACTGGTCGCCGTACCCGTGGCACTTCTGA
- a CDS encoding ATP-binding cassette domain-containing protein: MTFRPGPLRAAAVLAAGFVAARVVYRILFHGAGGDGFTLLALPELRLPAPFAHVVMLGPVTTDGLRDAAASALPIALAILAFGAVNAVVDLHRALARASRRGPLRGIARALAIAAATLPSLAEGARAVRFAQRLRGERAGARMLLPLLERTLERAAAVAAALELRGFAGRGLAGDCLGPVEAEAVEVGFGGCTSGRGIRLPSSLTLGAGTLTLVVGATGSGKSTLLRALSGLHTHTDGGWIAGSLRVVGHERATVPPRDLAQRVGVVLQHPREAFASERVRDEIGLALELRGVAPVIVAARVAEIADRVGVTGLLDRPTRGLSAGEATLVAIAAAIVEHPILLLVDEPLADLDADARARVAGLLEALAHEAGMCVVVAEHRVGTLAGIADTVLRIDDGVIRCMASPVGGAEVSGAGGTPRAHASRAEAGSSQGCVLRARGITVRHRDTVAVAGAAVELHAGEIVALVGPNGAGKSTLLAALALPGRGMDVEAAGRVALVPDASDDLFTSDTVAAECRRADRRAARGAAPATAARFAGFLGLDPESPGLAARMARHPRDLSAGERRCLALAIQLAGSPRVLMVDEPTRGLDLAARELVWAALTALAGSGTAVLVASHEPEVAARADRRLTMRSGLLSTERPGPVEPAVPQGAFRIQSRRAAAVARPLDIPPVAVADPPAQTESRTPHARGAGLGALAAANLVALGAFCWPLVASAVPEQAYAAVPVAALALIPLAALVVVATLDGTVRSAHMLALLGTLAAIGAAVRIAGTGVGGVEAVFILLILAGRAYGARFGMLLGMATIVLSTLITGTFGPWTPFQMFACAWVGAIAGLLPRRMPRPGEIAMLAVYGVVASYVFGLLMNLWFWPFAVGFGTGISYDGTAPLGVNLSSFLVYSLVTSTLSWDTLRAITTVIGLVLVGRPILAALRRAKPLATRPQTVPAPREPAAAALS; encoded by the coding sequence ATGACGTTCCGGCCCGGTCCCCTGCGGGCGGCGGCGGTCCTCGCCGCCGGGTTCGTGGCGGCCCGGGTCGTGTACCGCATCCTGTTCCACGGGGCCGGCGGCGACGGCTTCACGCTGCTGGCGCTGCCTGAGCTGCGGCTACCGGCGCCGTTCGCGCACGTGGTCATGCTCGGGCCGGTCACCACGGACGGACTGCGGGATGCCGCGGCGAGCGCTCTGCCGATCGCGCTGGCGATCCTGGCGTTCGGCGCGGTGAACGCCGTCGTCGACCTGCACCGGGCGCTCGCGCGGGCGTCCCGCCGGGGTCCGCTCCGCGGCATCGCCCGGGCGCTCGCGATCGCGGCCGCCACCCTCCCCTCCCTCGCGGAGGGAGCCAGGGCGGTCCGGTTCGCGCAGCGACTCCGCGGCGAGCGCGCCGGGGCACGGATGCTGCTCCCCCTGCTCGAGCGCACCCTCGAGCGCGCCGCGGCGGTGGCCGCCGCCCTCGAGCTGCGCGGCTTCGCCGGGCGGGGACTGGCCGGCGACTGCCTCGGACCGGTCGAGGCCGAGGCCGTGGAGGTCGGCTTCGGCGGCTGCACCTCGGGGCGAGGCATCCGTCTCCCTTCCTCCCTCACGCTCGGGGCGGGCACCCTCACGCTCGTCGTCGGCGCGACCGGCTCCGGCAAGTCGACGCTGCTGCGCGCGCTCTCGGGGCTTCATACGCACACGGACGGCGGCTGGATCGCCGGGTCGCTGCGGGTCGTCGGGCATGAGCGGGCCACCGTTCCCCCGCGCGACCTGGCGCAGCGGGTGGGCGTCGTGCTGCAGCATCCGCGTGAGGCGTTCGCCTCCGAGCGCGTGCGCGACGAGATCGGGCTCGCTCTGGAACTGCGGGGTGTGGCACCCGTGATCGTGGCCGCCCGCGTGGCCGAGATCGCGGACCGGGTCGGGGTGACCGGGCTGCTCGACCGCCCGACGCGCGGACTCTCGGCGGGCGAGGCGACATTGGTGGCCATCGCCGCCGCGATCGTCGAGCACCCGATCCTGCTCCTGGTCGACGAGCCGCTCGCCGACCTGGACGCGGACGCTCGGGCGCGTGTCGCCGGGCTGCTCGAAGCGCTCGCGCACGAGGCGGGGATGTGCGTCGTGGTGGCCGAGCACCGCGTCGGCACGCTCGCGGGGATCGCCGACACGGTGCTGAGGATCGACGACGGCGTGATCCGCTGTATGGCGTCGCCCGTGGGCGGCGCGGAGGTTTCGGGTGCGGGGGGTACGCCCCGAGCGCACGCGAGCCGTGCCGAAGCAGGCTCGTCGCAGGGTTGCGTGCTTCGAGCCCGCGGAATCACCGTGCGTCACCGCGACACGGTGGCCGTGGCCGGCGCGGCCGTCGAGCTGCACGCCGGTGAGATCGTCGCGCTGGTCGGACCGAACGGCGCAGGAAAGTCCACCCTGCTCGCCGCGCTCGCGCTGCCCGGCCGCGGAATGGACGTCGAGGCGGCCGGCCGGGTGGCGCTGGTTCCGGATGCCTCGGACGACCTGTTCACATCGGACACCGTGGCGGCCGAGTGCCGACGGGCGGACCGGCGTGCCGCGCGAGGCGCCGCACCCGCCACCGCCGCGCGGTTCGCGGGCTTCCTCGGTCTCGACCCCGAGTCCCCCGGCTTGGCAGCGCGCATGGCGCGGCACCCGCGCGACCTCTCGGCGGGTGAGCGTCGCTGCCTCGCCCTCGCGATCCAGCTCGCGGGCTCGCCACGCGTGCTGATGGTGGATGAGCCCACGCGGGGCCTCGACCTCGCGGCGCGCGAGCTGGTGTGGGCGGCGCTCACCGCGCTCGCCGGGAGCGGCACCGCGGTGCTGGTGGCGTCGCACGAGCCGGAGGTCGCCGCCCGCGCAGACCGTCGGCTGACCATGCGGTCCGGGCTGTTGTCGACTGAGCGTCCGGGGCCCGTGGAGCCGGCCGTCCCGCAGGGCGCGTTCAGGATTCAGTCCAGACGCGCCGCAGCCGTCGCCCGTCCCCTCGATATCCCGCCTGTCGCCGTGGCTGACCCGCCCGCACAGACTGAATCCCGAACACCCCACGCGCGCGGCGCCGGCCTGGGGGCCCTCGCGGCAGCGAACCTCGTCGCGCTCGGGGCGTTCTGCTGGCCCCTCGTCGCCAGCGCCGTGCCCGAGCAGGCGTACGCCGCCGTGCCCGTCGCCGCGCTCGCCCTCATTCCGCTCGCGGCGCTCGTCGTCGTGGCGACCCTCGACGGCACGGTGAGGTCGGCGCACATGCTGGCGCTGCTGGGCACCCTTGCGGCGATCGGCGCCGCGGTGCGGATCGCGGGCACCGGCGTCGGCGGCGTCGAGGCCGTGTTCATCCTGCTGATCCTCGCCGGGCGGGCTTACGGCGCGCGGTTCGGCATGCTGCTCGGCATGGCGACGATCGTCCTGTCGACGCTGATCACCGGCACGTTCGGGCCGTGGACCCCGTTCCAGATGTTCGCGTGCGCATGGGTCGGCGCGATCGCCGGACTCCTGCCGCGACGGATGCCGCGCCCCGGCGAGATCGCGATGCTCGCCGTCTACGGAGTCGTGGCTTCGTACGTGTTCGGCCTGCTGATGAACCTGTGGTTCTGGCCGTTCGCGGTCGGGTTCGGCACCGGCATCTCGTACGACGGCACCGCCCCGCTCGGAGTGAACCTCTCGAGCTTCCTCGTCTACTCTCTGGTGACCTCGACCCTGAGCTGGGACACCCTCCGCGCGATCACCACCGTCATCGGGCTCGTCCTCGTGGGCCGGCCGATCCTCGCCGCGCTCCGCCGCGCCAAGCCGCTCGCGACGCGGCCGCAGACCGTGCCCGCCCCGCGAGAGCCCGCTGCTGCCGCCCTCTCGTGA
- the metH gene encoding methionine synthase has product MTAAPPAPRYALDIEGVPRPGRSQQLLDAVRDRVVIADGAMGTMLQQYDLSVDGDFNGLEGCNEILNVSRPDVVGEIHDAYLAVGVDAVETNTFGANWSNLDDYGIVDRIAELAEAGARIARERVEAAESADGRVRWVLGSMGPGTKLPSLGHTTYDNLKQTFALQAEGLIDGGADAFLVETSQDLLQTKAAINGCRQAIVSRGIRLPIFVEVTVETTGTMLMGSEIGAALTAIEPLGVDAIGLNCATGPTEMSEHLRHLSKHATVPIACMPNAGLPVLGANGAHYPLTPVELATAHEQFMREFGLGLVGGCCGTTPEHLAAVVERLRPLRGAGERHPAIEPGVASLYQHVPFQQDASYLAIGERTNANGSKAFREAMLEERWDDCVEIARDQIRVGAHLLDVCIDYVGRDGVADIREVVSRFASASTLPLVVDSTEPAVIAAGLELIGGRPVVNSVNYEDGDGPTSRFGRIMPLVKEHGAAVVALTIDEHGQARTTEGKVAIASRLVDELVGEWGMRVSDIIVDCLTFPIATGQEETRRDAIETIEAIRRITAKYPGINTTLGVSNVSFGLNPAARSVLNSAFLHEAVEAGLTSGIIDAAKIVPLASISDEQRQVALDLVWDRREYDADGNVTYDPLARMLDLFAGVDTAALRNQRAAELAALPVGERLERRIIDGEGKGLDADLELAREGGLTPLQIINDHLLEGMKVVGERFGAGEMQLPFVLQSAEVMKTAVALLEPHMEKSDASGKGRIVLATVRGDVHDIGKNLVDIILTNNGYDVVNLGIKQPIADIIAAAEEHDADVIGMSGLLVKSTVVMKENLEELTSRGLGTRWPVILGGAALTRAYVEDDLASLFDGEVRYARDAFEGLALMEPLVKIARGADPAAVGLPALKKRRHAAGSKLTLTEPEAMPARSDVASDNPVPAPPFWGTRIVRGLALHDYAAFLDERATFMGQWGLKPGRGSEGLSYEQLVEAEGRPRLRYWLDRILAEGMLDASVAYGYFPVVSEGNDVVVLHHGDDPAGVIGVPGLLAPDGGSGGAVGADRLRFHFPRQRRDRHLCLADFVRSRESGQVDVLPVQLVTAGANIDSVTARLFAADKYRDYYELNGLVMQLTEALAEFWHARIRSELGFSHEDPTETAGLFKLEYRGARFSLGYPACPEMEDRRKVVELLRPERMGVELSEELQLHPEQSTDAFVFHHPEAKYFSV; this is encoded by the coding sequence GTGACCGCCGCACCGCCCGCCCCTCGCTACGCGCTCGACATCGAGGGCGTGCCGCGGCCGGGGCGGTCGCAACAGCTGCTGGACGCCGTGCGCGACCGCGTCGTCATCGCCGACGGCGCCATGGGCACGATGCTGCAGCAGTACGACCTCTCGGTCGACGGCGACTTCAACGGCCTCGAGGGCTGCAACGAGATCCTCAACGTGTCGCGCCCGGACGTCGTGGGCGAGATCCACGACGCGTACCTGGCCGTCGGCGTCGACGCCGTCGAGACCAACACGTTCGGCGCGAACTGGTCGAACCTCGACGACTACGGCATCGTCGACCGCATCGCCGAGCTCGCCGAGGCGGGCGCGCGCATCGCGCGCGAGCGGGTCGAGGCCGCCGAGTCCGCCGACGGTCGCGTGCGCTGGGTGCTCGGATCGATGGGTCCCGGCACGAAGCTCCCGAGCCTCGGCCACACCACCTACGACAACCTCAAGCAGACGTTCGCGCTGCAGGCGGAGGGCCTCATCGACGGCGGCGCGGACGCGTTCCTCGTCGAGACCTCGCAGGATCTCCTTCAGACCAAGGCGGCGATCAACGGCTGCCGGCAGGCGATCGTCAGCCGCGGCATCCGTCTTCCGATCTTCGTCGAGGTGACCGTCGAGACGACCGGCACCATGCTCATGGGCTCCGAGATCGGCGCCGCGCTCACCGCCATCGAGCCGCTCGGGGTCGACGCGATCGGCCTCAACTGCGCCACGGGCCCGACCGAGATGAGCGAGCACCTGCGGCACCTGTCGAAGCACGCGACGGTGCCGATCGCGTGCATGCCCAACGCCGGGCTGCCCGTGCTGGGTGCGAACGGCGCGCACTACCCGCTCACGCCCGTCGAGCTCGCCACGGCGCACGAGCAGTTCATGCGCGAGTTCGGGCTGGGACTGGTGGGCGGATGCTGCGGCACGACGCCCGAGCACCTCGCAGCCGTCGTCGAGCGGCTGCGTCCGCTGCGGGGCGCGGGGGAACGTCACCCGGCGATCGAGCCGGGGGTGGCCTCGCTGTACCAGCACGTGCCGTTCCAGCAGGACGCGTCGTACCTCGCGATCGGCGAGCGCACGAACGCGAACGGCTCGAAGGCGTTCCGCGAGGCGATGCTCGAGGAGCGCTGGGACGACTGCGTCGAGATCGCCCGTGACCAGATCCGCGTCGGCGCGCACCTGCTCGACGTCTGCATCGACTACGTGGGCCGCGACGGCGTCGCCGACATCCGCGAAGTCGTCTCGCGCTTCGCATCGGCGTCGACGCTGCCGCTCGTCGTCGACTCGACCGAGCCGGCGGTCATCGCCGCGGGGCTCGAGCTCATCGGCGGCCGACCCGTCGTGAACTCGGTGAACTACGAGGACGGCGACGGCCCGACCTCGCGCTTCGGGCGGATCATGCCGCTCGTCAAGGAGCACGGCGCCGCCGTCGTCGCCCTCACGATCGACGAGCACGGCCAGGCCCGCACCACCGAGGGCAAGGTCGCGATCGCATCGCGCCTCGTCGACGAGCTCGTCGGCGAGTGGGGGATGCGGGTGAGCGACATCATCGTCGACTGCCTCACCTTCCCGATCGCCACCGGCCAGGAGGAGACCCGCCGCGACGCCATCGAGACGATCGAGGCGATCCGCCGGATCACCGCGAAGTACCCGGGCATCAACACCACGCTGGGCGTCTCGAACGTCTCGTTCGGGCTCAACCCGGCCGCGCGCAGCGTGCTGAACTCGGCGTTCCTGCACGAGGCGGTCGAGGCGGGCCTGACCTCCGGCATCATCGACGCCGCCAAGATCGTGCCGCTCGCCTCGATCTCGGACGAGCAGCGCCAGGTCGCGCTCGACCTGGTGTGGGACCGCCGCGAGTACGACGCCGACGGCAACGTCACGTACGACCCGCTGGCCCGGATGCTCGACCTCTTCGCGGGCGTCGACACCGCCGCGCTGCGCAACCAGCGCGCCGCCGAGCTCGCGGCGCTGCCGGTCGGCGAGCGCCTCGAGCGCCGCATCATCGACGGGGAGGGAAAGGGCCTCGATGCAGATCTCGAGCTCGCCCGCGAGGGCGGCCTCACGCCGCTGCAGATCATCAACGACCACCTCCTCGAGGGGATGAAGGTCGTCGGCGAGCGGTTCGGCGCGGGGGAGATGCAGCTGCCGTTCGTGCTGCAGTCCGCCGAGGTCATGAAGACCGCCGTGGCCCTGCTCGAACCGCACATGGAGAAGTCGGATGCCTCGGGCAAGGGCCGCATCGTCCTGGCGACCGTCCGCGGCGACGTGCATGACATCGGCAAGAACCTCGTCGACATCATCCTCACCAACAACGGCTACGACGTCGTCAACCTCGGCATCAAGCAGCCGATCGCCGACATCATCGCCGCCGCCGAGGAGCACGACGCCGACGTCATCGGCATGTCGGGGCTGCTCGTGAAGTCGACGGTCGTGATGAAGGAGAACCTCGAGGAGCTCACCTCGCGGGGCCTCGGCACCCGGTGGCCGGTGATCCTCGGCGGCGCCGCCCTCACCCGCGCCTACGTCGAGGACGACCTCGCCTCGCTGTTCGACGGCGAGGTGCGCTACGCCCGCGACGCGTTCGAGGGCCTCGCGCTCATGGAGCCGCTCGTGAAGATCGCCCGCGGCGCCGACCCCGCCGCGGTCGGGCTGCCGGCGCTGAAGAAGCGCCGCCACGCCGCGGGTTCGAAGCTCACGCTCACCGAACCCGAGGCGATGCCGGCGCGCTCGGACGTGGCATCCGACAATCCCGTGCCCGCCCCGCCCTTCTGGGGCACCCGCATCGTCCGCGGTCTCGCGCTGCACGACTACGCCGCCTTCCTCGACGAGCGCGCCACCTTCATGGGGCAGTGGGGGCTCAAGCCCGGCCGCGGATCCGAGGGGCTCAGCTACGAGCAGCTCGTCGAGGCCGAGGGTCGCCCGCGGCTGCGCTACTGGCTGGACCGCATCCTCGCCGAGGGCATGCTCGACGCGTCGGTCGCCTACGGCTACTTCCCGGTGGTGTCGGAGGGCAACGACGTCGTCGTGCTGCACCACGGCGACGACCCTGCCGGCGTGATCGGCGTACCGGGGCTGCTCGCGCCGGACGGCGGCTCGGGCGGTGCGGTCGGCGCCGACCGCCTGCGCTTCCATTTCCCGCGCCAGCGTCGCGACCGCCACCTGTGCCTGGCGGACTTCGTGCGCTCCCGCGAGTCGGGCCAGGTCGACGTGCTGCCGGTGCAGCTCGTGACCGCGGGCGCGAACATCGACTCGGTCACCGCGAGGCTCTTCGCCGCGGACAAGTACCGCGACTACTACGAGCTCAACGGCCTCGTGATGCAGCTGACCGAGGCGCTCGCGGAGTTCTGGCACGCCCGCATCCGCTCCGAGCTCGGGTTCTCGCACGAGGACCCGACCGAGACGGCGGGCCTGTTCAAGCTCGAGTACCGCGGCGCCCGCTTCTCGCTCGGCTACCCCGCGTGCCCAGAGATGGAGGACCGTCGCAAGGTCGTCGAGCTGCTCCGCCCCGAGCGCATGGGCGTCGAGCTCAGCGAGGAGCTGCAGCTGCACCCCGAGCAGTCCACCGACGCCTTCGTCTTCCACCACCCCGAGGCGAAGTACTTCTCGGTCTGA